A genome region from Bemisia tabaci chromosome 3, PGI_BMITA_v3 includes the following:
- the Cpr97Eb gene encoding pupal cuticle protein 27, producing MALRFAVLAACLVAAWAQQQQVQRTTPVPILKQINRQNEDGSYSYGYESADGTFKIETKYPTGEVYGKYGYVDADGKVRTVEYGASKKGGFNPAGTDINVPPPTLVNNNNLADSDYDDGSYREDPSIYYKNDPNSAPAAPVQQAKPLKARFNNAPVTQAPAFRTQQQQFSSSKPPDRA from the exons GTGTTAGCAGCTTGCTTGGTAGCAGCATGGGCTCAGCAGCAGCAGGTACAGCGAACGACCCCAGTGCCAATCCTGAAGCAGATCAACAGACAGAATGAGGACGGCTCATACAGCTACGGCTACGAGTCGGCCGACGGGACGTTCAAGATCGAGACCAAGTACCCGACCGGGGAGGTCTACGGCAAGTACGGTTACGTGGACGCTGACGGCAAGGTGCGCACCGTAGAGTACGGCGCCTCCAAGAAGGGCGGATTCAACCCGGCCGGTACCGACATCAACGTCCCGCCGCCGACCCTCGTCAACAACAACAACCTCGCCGACAGCGACTACGACGACGGTTCCTACAGGGAGGACCCCAGCATCTACTACAAGAACGACCCCAACTCCGCCCCCGCTGCCCCCGTCCAGCAGGCCAAGCCCCTCAAGGCTAG GTTCAACAACGCTCCAGTGACGCAAGCACCAGCTTTCCGCACTCAGCAACAACAATTCTCCTCCAGCAAACCACCGGACAGAGCTTGA